One Citrobacter amalonaticus genomic window carries:
- the sapC gene encoding peptide ABC transporter permease SapC: protein MPYDSVYSEKRPPGTLRTAWRKFYGDTTAMVGLYGCAGLVVLCLFGNWFAPYGIDQQFLGYQLLPPSWSRYGEVSFFLGTDDLGRDVLSRLLSGAAPTVGGAFVVTLAATLCGLFLGVVAGATHGLRSAVLNHILDTLLSIPSLLLAIIVVAFAGPHLTHAMFAVWLALLPRMVRSVYSMVHDELEKEYVIAARLDGASTLNILWFAILPNITAGLITEITRALSMAILDIAALGFLDLGAQLPSPEWGAMLGDALELIYVAPWTVMLPGAAIMISVLLVNLLGDGVRRAIIAGVE, encoded by the coding sequence ATGCCTTACGATAGCGTTTATAGCGAAAAGCGCCCGCCGGGTACGCTGCGCACCGCATGGCGCAAATTTTATGGCGATACGACAGCAATGGTCGGCCTGTACGGCTGCGCGGGACTGGTGGTGTTATGCCTGTTCGGCAACTGGTTTGCGCCGTATGGCATCGATCAGCAGTTCCTCGGTTATCAGTTGCTGCCGCCCTCCTGGTCACGCTATGGCGAAGTCTCCTTCTTCCTCGGTACTGACGATCTGGGACGCGATGTTCTGAGCCGTCTGCTCAGTGGCGCGGCCCCCACCGTGGGCGGCGCGTTTGTCGTTACCCTCGCCGCCACGCTGTGCGGACTGTTTCTCGGCGTGGTCGCCGGAGCAACACACGGTCTGCGTTCCGCCGTGCTGAACCATATTCTCGATACCCTGCTGTCGATTCCGTCCCTGCTGCTGGCGATTATCGTGGTCGCCTTCGCCGGGCCGCATTTAACCCATGCCATGTTTGCCGTCTGGCTGGCGCTGCTGCCGCGCATGGTCCGTTCGGTTTACAGCATGGTGCATGACGAACTGGAAAAAGAATACGTCATCGCGGCGCGTCTTGATGGCGCCTCGACGCTGAACATCCTCTGGTTCGCCATATTGCCCAACATTACCGCGGGGCTGATCACCGAAATCACCCGTGCGCTGTCGATGGCGATACTGGATATTGCCGCGCTCGGTTTTCTCGATCTTGGCGCGCAACTCCCCTCTCCCGAATGGGGTGCGATGCTGGGCGATGCGCTGGAGCTGATTTACGTTGCGCCGTGGACGGTGATGCTGCCCGGTGCGGCCATCATGATCAGCGTCCTGCTGGTCAACCTGCTGGGTGACGGCGTTCGCCGCGCGATCATTGCGGGGGTGGAATAA
- a CDS encoding fimbria/pilus outer membrane usher protein, with amino-acid sequence MLFASTIVHADDVATAIKEEKAATPDAESNIAEFDPSLLRQEGQSQIDVSRFVYGSNVLPGKYRIDILVNQNMISHQEVTFKSSEENKNKVEPCLSPDIIKLVNLNNEKLPFAVRKALTEAAACTDLPQLITGATVKFDADRQQLNIDVPQVYLQHTARGNIDPSLWDSGVPALMLGYYMNGYESHYSGMDTSRSFYSSLNAGLNIGKWYFRHNGSYNWDQDMGGRYQSNNTYVQRDIEAVRGHLYLGQYYTSGQMFNTVSYTGAQLATDDRMLPASQRGYAPEIRGVAKTNAKVTVRQSGNILYQTTVPPGAFLIDDLGPTGYGGDLDVTVEEADGTLQQYSIPYSSLAQSLRPGAQQFTATAGKMDDYNTSEKPLFYEVTFMRGITNILTVYTGAQYSQNYQAVLAGGAVGTEAGAVSADVTQAWSHLGGETGDLVGQSYRVSYSKLIDSTNSNISIAAYRYSSSGYMDLQTAVQTRDAVNHDEDPNSVWRSKNQFSVSLNQGLPAGLGNIYISSSMQNYWNSGNGYNTQYQIGYSNSYKWLNYSINASRNKSGTGEDQTSWYLTLSMPLWPGHAGSVPYMSMRYNEDSDGQRGEQVNLSGSFGNTSQYGYNVSGSHDNYSGSSGNVSGSWAGSKATLNGSYSTGSGYNSTSVGMSGGVVVHSGGVTFSPYNSDSYALIEAKGAEGAEVAGYGGATVDSSGYALSPSLIPYQQNHVAINPEGSDLGVEFENTSQNVVPRAGSVVKVKFNTHTGTPLLIVSTWKEEPLPFGADIVDDDNTTIGAVSQGGVIYVKVSKPKGVLTVKWGEDDRSQCRVAYVLDSSDPDKDSKNTIQRFTSVCQ; translated from the coding sequence ATGCTGTTTGCATCAACTATTGTTCATGCAGATGACGTCGCTACTGCCATCAAAGAAGAAAAAGCCGCCACTCCAGACGCTGAAAGTAATATCGCGGAATTTGATCCAAGTTTATTACGCCAGGAAGGGCAAAGTCAGATTGATGTAAGCCGTTTTGTGTATGGCTCAAACGTACTTCCGGGGAAATACCGTATTGATATCCTTGTGAATCAGAATATGATAAGTCACCAGGAGGTGACGTTTAAATCAAGCGAAGAAAACAAAAATAAAGTTGAACCCTGTTTATCTCCGGATATTATAAAACTTGTTAATTTGAACAATGAAAAACTGCCTTTCGCTGTGCGTAAGGCATTAACAGAAGCGGCGGCCTGTACCGATCTGCCACAGTTGATTACAGGTGCGACAGTGAAGTTCGATGCTGACCGGCAACAACTTAATATTGACGTTCCGCAAGTCTACTTACAGCATACAGCACGCGGTAATATTGACCCCTCACTCTGGGACAGCGGCGTTCCGGCATTGATGCTGGGTTACTACATGAACGGCTATGAATCGCATTACAGCGGTATGGATACGTCGCGTTCATTCTATTCTTCTCTTAATGCCGGGCTTAATATCGGCAAATGGTACTTCCGGCATAATGGCTCCTATAACTGGGATCAGGATATGGGCGGGCGTTACCAGAGCAACAATACTTATGTGCAGAGGGATATCGAAGCCGTTCGCGGCCATCTTTACCTCGGGCAGTATTACACTTCCGGGCAGATGTTTAATACGGTGTCCTATACCGGTGCGCAGCTGGCAACTGATGATCGCATGTTACCTGCATCTCAGCGCGGATATGCACCGGAAATCAGAGGCGTGGCCAAGACCAATGCCAAAGTCACGGTACGGCAGTCGGGTAATATTCTGTATCAAACCACCGTTCCCCCCGGCGCTTTTCTGATAGACGATCTGGGGCCTACGGGTTATGGCGGCGATCTGGATGTTACCGTGGAAGAAGCCGACGGCACGTTGCAGCAGTATTCCATTCCTTACTCTTCACTGGCGCAATCCCTGCGTCCTGGCGCTCAGCAATTCACTGCGACCGCAGGCAAAATGGATGACTACAATACGTCGGAAAAGCCACTGTTCTATGAAGTGACCTTTATGCGTGGTATTACCAACATCCTGACAGTTTATACCGGTGCACAATACAGCCAGAACTATCAGGCCGTGTTGGCGGGGGGGGCCGTGGGGACAGAAGCAGGGGCAGTCAGCGCAGACGTGACCCAGGCCTGGAGCCACCTCGGAGGAGAAACGGGCGATCTGGTCGGGCAAAGTTATCGTGTTAGCTACAGCAAACTCATTGATTCCACCAACAGCAATATCTCTATTGCGGCGTATCGCTATTCCAGTTCCGGCTATATGGATTTACAAACCGCCGTACAGACGCGCGATGCGGTAAATCATGATGAGGACCCAAATTCAGTCTGGCGTTCTAAGAACCAGTTTTCAGTAAGCCTGAATCAGGGATTACCGGCCGGTCTTGGAAATATCTATATCAGTTCTTCGATGCAAAACTACTGGAACAGCGGCAACGGCTACAACACGCAGTACCAGATTGGCTATTCCAACAGCTATAAATGGCTCAATTACAGTATCAACGCCAGCCGTAATAAATCGGGCACCGGCGAGGATCAAACCAGCTGGTATCTCACGCTTTCTATGCCGTTGTGGCCGGGGCATGCCGGTTCGGTGCCATATATGAGTATGCGTTACAACGAAGACAGCGATGGTCAGCGTGGTGAGCAGGTTAACCTTTCGGGTTCATTCGGCAACACCAGTCAGTACGGTTACAACGTCAGTGGCTCTCATGACAACTATTCGGGAAGTTCTGGCAACGTCAGCGGTTCATGGGCGGGAAGCAAGGCCACGCTGAACGGCAGTTACAGCACCGGCAGCGGCTACAACAGCACGTCCGTCGGGATGTCTGGCGGGGTGGTCGTGCATTCTGGCGGTGTGACGTTTTCGCCGTACAACAGTGACAGCTATGCGTTGATTGAAGCCAAAGGCGCGGAAGGGGCTGAAGTGGCCGGTTATGGCGGTGCAACGGTGGATTCTTCTGGCTATGCGCTGTCGCCTTCACTGATCCCGTACCAGCAAAACCACGTGGCGATTAACCCGGAAGGGTCGGACTTAGGCGTCGAGTTTGAAAATACCTCGCAGAACGTGGTGCCGCGCGCAGGGTCGGTGGTGAAAGTGAAATTTAACACCCATACCGGTACGCCGCTGCTGATTGTCTCCACCTGGAAAGAAGAACCGCTGCCGTTTGGCGCGGATATTGTGGATGATGATAACACCACGATCGGCGCGGTATCGCAGGGCGGGGTGATTTACGTCAAGGTCAGCAAACCGAAAGGGGTGCTGACCGTCAAATGGGGTGAAGACGACCGCTCTCAATGCCGGGTAGCCTATGTGCTGGACTCCTCTGACCCGGATAAAGATAGCAAAAATACCATTCAGCGCTTTACCAGCGTTTGCCAGTAG
- a CDS encoding fimbria/pilus periplasmic chaperone, giving the protein MKLLSKKTAWAIFIASAGMAISQPNYASIVMNGTRVIYQGNKNEVTISLTNKNTRPVLIQSWIDTGNENATPEKISVPFVLSPPVNRVDPDKGQTIRISYTGVPALPQDKESVYWLNVLEVPSKDKKQEASQQKLNVVFRTRIKLFYRPEGLEGDSIQAADNLHWRLNGQNATAQNNSKYNVTVFAINFKGSGVSSEAKGAMIAPGESHTFSLKNSGNIDGLSFDTINDYGALINHKAKS; this is encoded by the coding sequence ATGAAGTTGTTATCAAAAAAAACGGCATGGGCAATTTTTATTGCCAGCGCAGGCATGGCGATCAGTCAGCCGAATTATGCCAGCATTGTGATGAATGGAACCAGAGTAATATATCAGGGAAATAAAAATGAAGTCACCATCAGTCTGACGAACAAAAATACAAGACCGGTATTGATTCAAAGCTGGATTGATACCGGGAATGAAAATGCTACACCGGAAAAAATTTCTGTTCCCTTTGTATTGTCCCCTCCGGTCAATCGGGTCGATCCGGATAAAGGCCAGACCATTCGTATCAGTTACACCGGTGTCCCTGCGCTCCCTCAGGACAAGGAATCGGTATACTGGCTAAACGTGCTGGAGGTCCCGTCAAAAGATAAAAAACAAGAAGCCAGTCAGCAAAAATTGAATGTGGTTTTCCGCACAAGGATAAAACTCTTTTATCGACCTGAAGGTTTAGAAGGTGACAGTATTCAAGCGGCCGATAATTTGCACTGGCGTCTGAATGGGCAGAATGCTACAGCACAAAATAATTCAAAATATAACGTGACGGTATTCGCTATTAACTTCAAAGGAAGTGGTGTTTCATCAGAAGCCAAAGGCGCAATGATTGCGCCTGGAGAGTCGCATACGTTCTCTCTGAAAAACAGTGGCAACATTGATGGGCTTTCATTTGACACCATTAATGACTATGGAGCGCTCATAAATCATAAAGCGAAAAGCTAA
- the sapB gene encoding peptide ABC transporter permease SapB yields the protein MIIFTLRRLLLLMVTLFFLTFIGFSLSYFTPHAPLQGASLWNAWVFWFNGLIHWDFGVSSINGQLISEQLKEVFPATMELCTLAFGFALMVGIPVGMLAGITRNKWQDRLISALALLGFSIPVFWLALLLTLFFSLTLGWLPVSGRFDLLYEVKPVTGLAIVDAWISDSPWRDEMVMSAVRHMVLPVLTLAVAPTTEVIRLMRISTIEVFDQNYVKAAATRGLSRFTILRRHVLHNALPPVIPRLGLQFSTMLTLAMITEMVFSWPGLGRWLINAIRQQDYAAISAGVMVIGSLVIIVNVISDILGAMANPLKHKEWYALR from the coding sequence ATGATTATCTTCACCCTGCGTCGTTTGCTGTTGCTGATGGTCACGCTGTTTTTTCTGACCTTTATTGGCTTCAGTCTGAGCTATTTTACGCCGCATGCGCCGCTACAAGGCGCATCGTTGTGGAATGCGTGGGTGTTCTGGTTCAATGGCCTCATCCACTGGGACTTTGGCGTCTCCAGCATCAACGGACAGCTTATCTCTGAACAGCTCAAAGAGGTCTTCCCGGCCACGATGGAACTCTGCACGCTGGCGTTCGGCTTTGCGCTAATGGTGGGAATTCCGGTGGGTATGCTGGCTGGCATTACCCGCAACAAGTGGCAGGATCGCTTGATCAGCGCCCTCGCCCTGCTCGGCTTTTCAATCCCCGTGTTCTGGCTGGCGCTCCTGCTGACCCTTTTCTTTTCCCTGACCCTCGGCTGGCTGCCGGTGTCGGGCCGATTCGATCTGCTCTACGAAGTGAAGCCGGTCACCGGTCTGGCTATTGTCGACGCCTGGATCTCTGACTCTCCCTGGCGCGATGAGATGGTAATGAGCGCCGTGCGCCATATGGTCTTGCCCGTGCTGACGCTGGCGGTTGCGCCGACCACGGAAGTGATTCGCCTGATGCGTATCAGTACCATTGAAGTGTTTGATCAGAACTACGTGAAGGCCGCGGCCACGCGCGGTTTGTCACGGTTTACGATCCTGCGCCGCCATGTACTGCATAACGCCTTACCGCCGGTGATCCCCCGCCTCGGCTTACAGTTCTCAACGATGCTGACGCTGGCGATGATCACCGAGATGGTCTTTAGCTGGCCGGGTCTCGGTCGCTGGCTAATTAACGCCATCCGTCAGCAGGACTACGCGGCGATTTCCGCTGGCGTGATGGTGATCGGTTCGCTGGTCATCATCGTCAACGTGATTTCCGACATTTTGGGTGCTATGGCTAACCCTCTGAAACATAAGGAATGGTATGCCTTACGATAG
- a CDS encoding fimbrial protein, whose product MSVFKLIVIVICFHIYSALAVVDTCNVNGNTDDWTTVHTNYELKPSDVNITLGSQLSDWALIYQISDIVVGHSDIRCTAGNTQLYYTMFYSFEQIGQIGQDVIYRTEVPGIGISVTDSHYANYNALKPFPYVIHYGYAEYGTVFRITVKFWKIPGENIPMTGGAISVTGPEVAEVYMGSGYTFQSDEPDRIFDGGSAFLVNSRILHATMMFQPGTCNIEGDNIIVKLGDYDGANGHSDWKDASFKLDCPTAYGYNGSVEANDDNSSPYNLPKNHTTKANASKNGRVQISIVPYTETLDANRGIIALDGTGAQGYGIQLAWGDYSTQNLAEPSKPVIVNSYVDAHSLNAAFSADDTPIGGNGLVGLDNTIKMAARYIRTTGKTQPGPANAVVQVIANYQ is encoded by the coding sequence ATGTCTGTTTTTAAGTTAATTGTTATCGTTATTTGTTTTCATATTTATTCAGCTTTAGCAGTAGTAGATACTTGCAATGTTAATGGAAATACTGACGATTGGACTACGGTCCATACTAACTATGAGTTAAAACCCTCAGATGTAAATATAACTTTAGGGTCACAGTTATCAGATTGGGCGCTTATTTACCAGATAAGTGATATCGTCGTTGGACATTCGGATATTCGCTGCACGGCTGGAAATACACAGCTGTATTACACTATGTTTTATAGCTTTGAACAAATTGGGCAAATAGGACAGGATGTTATTTATAGAACCGAGGTGCCTGGTATTGGTATTTCTGTTACCGATAGTCACTATGCTAATTATAATGCATTAAAGCCTTTCCCTTATGTTATTCATTATGGTTACGCCGAGTATGGTACTGTATTTCGTATAACAGTCAAATTCTGGAAAATACCAGGTGAGAATATTCCTATGACGGGTGGGGCAATTTCGGTTACTGGGCCAGAAGTGGCTGAAGTTTATATGGGCAGCGGCTATACTTTTCAAAGTGATGAGCCTGACCGTATTTTTGATGGAGGTAGCGCATTTCTGGTGAATTCAAGAATATTACATGCAACGATGATGTTTCAACCAGGAACCTGTAATATTGAAGGTGATAACATTATTGTGAAGCTAGGTGATTACGATGGTGCAAATGGTCATTCTGACTGGAAGGATGCTAGCTTCAAATTAGATTGCCCTACAGCGTACGGATATAACGGCTCAGTGGAGGCTAACGATGACAACAGCAGCCCCTACAATTTACCAAAAAATCATACAACCAAGGCGAATGCTTCTAAAAACGGCCGAGTCCAAATCAGCATCGTTCCCTATACCGAAACCCTAGACGCCAACCGAGGCATTATCGCCCTCGACGGCACCGGCGCGCAGGGCTACGGCATCCAGTTGGCCTGGGGCGATTACAGCACCCAAAATTTAGCCGAACCCTCGAAACCGGTAATAGTAAACAGTTACGTCGACGCCCACTCTCTTAATGCCGCCTTCAGCGCAGACGACACACCTATCGGTGGTAATGGACTAGTCGGCCTTGATAACACCATCAAAATGGCCGCCCGCTATATCCGCACGACAGGAAAAACGCAACCTGGCCCGGCAAACGCCGTCGTGCAGGTGATTGCCAATTATCAGTAA
- a CDS encoding fimbrial protein, whose protein sequence is MSVFKFVIIGFCFQVCSAWAGTYDCEPSSSQPDWTSMHTNLELKPANVNITLGSDLADWQVIYEMDNVVFGRLYANCNSWNDSQFTLLSAGAEVKETDSDVIYKTDVPGIGISVRSSNGHALKVFPETAYGYDSPSQGSSYIINIKYWKISGEKIPLNNGAISVTGPEVAGLIGVGSYDSVTSSQIDRIITSQYSYYINNSRILHGTLIFQVGTCNVEGDNINVDMGDYDGSNGHSSWKDASFKLVCPDAYGYGGSADAQSNTNYPYQLSPGAKITANNKQNGRVQISIVPYTETLDANRGIIGLDGTGAQGYGIQLAWGDYSTQNLAEPSKPVIVNSYVDAHSLNAAFSGGDTPIGGNGLVGLDNTIKMAARYIRTTGKTQPGPANAVVQVIANYQ, encoded by the coding sequence ATGTCTGTTTTTAAGTTCGTTATTATTGGTTTTTGTTTTCAGGTTTGTTCCGCATGGGCAGGCACTTACGATTGTGAACCGTCAAGTTCGCAACCAGACTGGACATCAATGCATACTAATCTGGAATTGAAACCAGCTAATGTGAATATAACATTAGGATCTGACTTGGCAGACTGGCAAGTTATTTATGAAATGGATAATGTGGTTTTTGGTCGACTTTATGCAAATTGCAATAGTTGGAATGATAGTCAATTTACATTGCTTTCAGCGGGTGCTGAAGTAAAGGAAACTGATAGCGATGTTATTTATAAAACAGATGTTCCTGGGATTGGTATATCTGTTCGCTCTAGCAATGGGCACGCGTTAAAGGTATTTCCTGAGACAGCTTATGGTTATGACTCGCCAAGCCAAGGGAGTAGTTACATTATTAATATTAAGTATTGGAAAATTTCTGGGGAAAAAATTCCTTTAAATAACGGTGCGATATCTGTGACAGGGCCTGAAGTTGCAGGGCTGATCGGCGTGGGCTCGTATGACAGTGTAACGAGCAGTCAGATTGATAGAATAATTACCTCTCAATACAGTTATTATATTAATAACTCAAGAATTTTACACGGGACTCTTATATTTCAGGTAGGGACATGCAATGTTGAAGGTGACAACATTAATGTTGATATGGGGGATTATGATGGTTCAAACGGGCATTCGTCCTGGAAGGATGCTAGTTTTAAACTTGTTTGCCCCGATGCCTATGGATATGGTGGATCGGCAGATGCCCAGTCAAATACCAATTATCCCTATCAACTTTCGCCTGGTGCAAAAATTACGGCTAATAACAAACAAAACGGCCGAGTCCAAATCAGCATCGTACCCTATACCGAAACCCTAGACGCCAACCGAGGTATTATCGGCCTCGACGGCACCGGTGCACAGGGTTACGGCATTCAGCTGGCCTGGGGCGATTACAGCACCCAAAACTTAGCCGAACCCTCGAAACCGGTAATAGTAAACAGTTATGTCGATGCTCATTCTCTGAATGCGGCCTTTAGCGGGGGTGACACACCTATCGGCGGTAATGGACTAGTCGGCCTTGATAACACCATCAAAATGGCTGCCCGCTATATCCGCACGACAGGAAAAACGCAACCCGGCCCGGCAAATGCCGTCGTGCAGGTTATCGCCAACTATCAGTAA
- the sapF gene encoding peptide ABC transporter ATP-binding protein SapF, giving the protein MVETLLEVRNLSKTFRYRTGWFRRQTVEAVKPLSFTLRERQTLAIIGENGSGKSTLAKMLAGMVEPTSGELLIDDHPLEFGDYSFRSQRIRMIFQDPSTSLNPRQRISQILDFPLRLNTDLEPEQRRKQIIETMRMVGLLPDHVSYYPHMLAPGQKQRLGLARAMILRPKVIIADEALASLDMSMRSQLINLMLELQEKQGISYIYVTQHLGMMKHISDQVLVMHQGEVVERGSTADVLASPLHELTKRLIAGHFGEALTADAWRKDR; this is encoded by the coding sequence ATGGTCGAGACCTTACTTGAAGTGCGTAATCTGAGTAAAACCTTCCGCTATCGGACAGGCTGGTTTCGCCGTCAGACCGTAGAAGCCGTGAAACCATTGAGCTTTACGCTGCGCGAAAGGCAGACGCTGGCCATCATCGGCGAGAACGGTTCCGGCAAATCCACGCTGGCCAAAATGCTGGCAGGAATGGTTGAGCCAACCAGCGGCGAGTTACTGATTGACGATCATCCGCTCGAATTTGGTGATTATTCGTTTCGCAGCCAGCGCATCCGCATGATTTTCCAGGACCCGTCGACCTCGTTGAACCCGCGTCAGCGTATTTCGCAGATCCTTGATTTTCCACTGCGTCTGAATACCGATCTGGAGCCGGAACAGCGGCGCAAGCAGATTATTGAGACCATGCGGATGGTAGGACTGCTGCCCGATCATGTCAGCTACTACCCGCATATGCTGGCGCCTGGACAAAAACAGCGTCTGGGACTCGCCCGCGCAATGATTCTGCGCCCGAAAGTGATTATTGCCGATGAAGCGCTGGCGTCGCTTGATATGTCGATGCGCTCGCAGTTAATCAACCTGATGCTGGAACTACAGGAAAAACAGGGAATTTCGTACATCTACGTCACCCAGCATCTGGGCATGATGAAACACATCAGCGACCAGGTACTGGTGATGCACCAGGGTGAAGTGGTCGAGCGCGGTAGCACCGCCGACGTGCTGGCCTCTCCGCTGCATGAACTGACAAAACGATTAATCGCCGGTCATTTTGGCGAAGCGCTGACGGCAGATGCGTGGCGAAAGGACAGGTAA
- a CDS encoding fimbrial protein: MKYLSYSVLASALLMSGVSHATNTITFTGSITDVTCDVKLVDAAGKVLGADGTGTVALIPVPATELSGAGSTAQQTQFSIVASNCALGTPAKTKMAAYFTSSHADNLGYLDNTVGTGAATKVQFELLDSKLNQIKVNDPAQSTGIVTTDIVEDGDTVMDYYVQYYSAAGGATSGDVSSTVNYELVYP, translated from the coding sequence ATGAAATATCTCTCATACTCTGTTTTGGCTTCCGCATTATTAATGAGCGGTGTCAGCCATGCAACTAACACCATTACTTTTACGGGATCCATCACAGACGTAACCTGCGATGTGAAACTTGTTGATGCTGCGGGAAAAGTACTGGGAGCGGACGGTACGGGGACCGTTGCGTTGATTCCTGTTCCGGCGACAGAACTGAGTGGTGCCGGGTCCACTGCACAGCAAACGCAATTTTCTATTGTAGCGTCTAACTGTGCTTTGGGGACACCGGCAAAAACTAAAATGGCGGCATATTTTACCAGTTCGCATGCAGATAACCTGGGTTATCTTGACAATACCGTGGGGACAGGGGCCGCGACTAAAGTGCAATTTGAGCTGCTTGATTCAAAATTGAATCAGATTAAGGTGAATGATCCTGCTCAGTCTACGGGTATCGTCACTACGGATATCGTTGAGGATGGCGATACCGTTATGGATTATTATGTTCAGTATTATTCAGCGGCAGGCGGTGCGACATCGGGTGATGTATCCAGTACTGTGAATTATGAATTAGTCTATCCGTAA
- the sapD gene encoding peptide ABC transporter ATP-binding protein SapD has translation MPLLDIRNLTIEFKAGEEWVKAVDRVSMTLSEGEIRGLVGESGSGKSLIAKAICGVAKDNWRVTADRMRFDDIDLLRLSPRERRKLVGHNVSMIFQEPQSCLDPSERVGRQLMQNIPAWTYKGRWWQRIGWRKRRAIELLHRVGIKDHKDAMRSFPYELTDGECQKVMIAIALANQPRLLIADEPTNAMEPTTQAQIFRLLTRLNQNSNTTILLISHDLQMLSQWADKINVLYCGQTVETALSKELVTTPHHPYTQALIRAIPDFGSAMPHKSRLNTMPGAIPLLEQLPIGCRLGPRCPYAQRECIETPRLTGVKNHLYACHFPLNMERE, from the coding sequence ATGCCATTACTGGATATCCGCAACCTGACCATTGAATTTAAAGCTGGCGAAGAGTGGGTCAAAGCCGTCGACCGCGTCAGTATGACCTTGAGCGAAGGTGAAATTCGCGGGCTGGTGGGTGAATCCGGTTCTGGTAAGAGCCTGATCGCCAAAGCCATTTGCGGCGTCGCCAAAGACAACTGGCGCGTCACCGCCGACCGAATGCGTTTTGACGATATCGACCTGCTACGCCTTTCGCCACGTGAACGACGCAAACTGGTGGGACATAACGTTTCGATGATCTTCCAGGAGCCGCAGTCGTGTCTGGATCCGTCCGAGCGCGTGGGTCGCCAGTTGATGCAAAACATTCCGGCGTGGACCTACAAAGGCCGCTGGTGGCAGCGTATTGGCTGGCGGAAACGTCGCGCCATTGAACTGCTGCACCGCGTGGGGATTAAAGATCATAAAGACGCCATGCGCAGCTTCCCGTATGAACTGACCGACGGTGAATGCCAGAAAGTGATGATCGCCATTGCGCTGGCAAATCAACCGCGACTGCTGATTGCGGACGAACCAACTAACGCAATGGAACCGACCACCCAGGCGCAGATCTTCCGCCTGCTGACGCGGCTGAATCAGAACAGCAATACCACCATTTTGCTGATCAGCCATGACCTGCAAATGCTCAGCCAGTGGGCGGATAAAATTAACGTGCTGTACTGTGGTCAGACGGTGGAAACCGCGCTGAGCAAAGAGCTGGTGACGACGCCGCATCATCCGTACACCCAGGCGCTGATCCGCGCCATTCCTGACTTTGGTAGCGCCATGCCGCACAAAAGTCGTCTGAACACCATGCCCGGAGCCATCCCTTTGCTGGAACAATTGCCCATCGGCTGCCGTCTTGGGCCGCGCTGTCCCTACGCACAGCGCGAATGTATTGAAACGCCGCGTCTGACCGGGGTGAAAAACCATCTCTACGCCTGTCATTTCCCGCTGAATATGGAGAGAGAGTGA